The genomic region GATTACTACGAACCTCTATGGGTTGGGAGAAACTATCGCGTTCAGAGGGAAGAGACACAAGATAAGGGTGGTACTCATGCATCTCCCCGCGTCCACTGGCGCAGAGGTTATTTACGCAATCAGCCATATGGAGAAGGTAGGCAGCAGAGAAGATTGGTTTGGATTGAGCCAGTCTTAGTTATAGGAAAAGGATAAGTTTTTAAAAACCTTGGTAAATTAACCTGAGTACAATCAATTAAAGTCTATAAGAACTTAGGTTGTTGCAAGCGGTGGAAAACTGAGCGGAGTGCTAAGAATAATATTGACCCCTACAACTCTCCTTGGTAGTTTAAAAGTAAAGGTAGTTATCTTTGAGTTGAAATAATACCAGAAATGTCTGAACCAGAATTTCAAAATAAATATTATCAGTCTTCAGATGACGAGTTAGGAAACAAGTACGAATCCGCTAAAATTAACCTGCTTCAACGGCACGAAAGAATCAAGCTACCGATATTAGCCCATGATATCTATGCTAATCCTAATTACACAACGATTGATACTGATTGGTCATCTACTTGGAATTCAGTCAAGCAGTCAAGATTGATAGAATCATTAATTGTCAATATACCCGTGCCACCAATTATTCTATATGAGGAAAGCTACGGAAAGTACAAAATTATTGATGGTAGAGAAAGACTGAAAGCGAGCGCTGATTTTTACAGCAATCGATTAGCTCTGACTGGGTTAGAAATTGAGTTAGAGCTAGATGGATGCACTTGTGCTACTCTTCCTACAGAAATTCGATGTAAACTCGACCGTCGCTCTCTATCTCTTATAAGTGTTATCCCTAAAAGTGAACTAAGTCCAGATCAAGTAGCTAGTTTAATAAAAATTGTTACTGAGCGTTTGGGAAATAAGTAAAGGTACGGAAATGCTATGAACGATAAGGTAGAGGATTTGTTAATAAAAATAAATCAACAAGCAAAAATAATTGATAATGCTGTTAAAAATAACCAACAGTTTCGCTACAAGAGTCATCAAAAATTAATATTAGAAACTGGAAAACCTTTTCTAGAAAGAGTAGATCCTACTCCATTTCAAGGAAAACCTAAAAATTGTTTTCAAAATTGTTTTGAAGCGTTACTAGAGTATCCAAAGTTAATCTATTGTGAAGGATACGCTACTGATGATAGTTTGCCAATAGCGGTTCTTCATGCTTGGTTAGTCAATGATGAATTTGAAGTCATAGATCCTACATGGAACAACAAA from Scytonema millei VB511283 harbors:
- a CDS encoding DUF262 domain-containing protein translates to MSEPEFQNKYYQSSDDELGNKYESAKINLLQRHERIKLPILAHDIYANPNYTTIDTDWSSTWNSVKQSRLIESLIVNIPVPPIILYEESYGKYKIIDGRERLKASADFYSNRLALTGLEIELELDGCTCATLPTEIRCKLDRRSLSLISVIPKSELSPDQVASLIKIVTERLGNK